ATTATAgaaaacattataaaaataaacaaacatataaATATGCCACATAGAGCTACTCTGTTAAACATTTTCTTCGAAACTGGAATACTTCACAAGTAGTAAACATTTTTTACAACACGttaaaataatttttccaaactTCAACGtttaattttattcaaaatagGGAACAACAAATAAATGTCAAGCCACGAAAAATATTGTCTACATCCCACATAACGCAGAGTTGCCCATAATTTAACAGTGAACAACAGTGTCATAGGCAATTAAGTTTTGGAAAAGTAAGACATATGAACTGTATATAACCTGCAAGCAATTCATTAGTTTAGCGAAATACAAGCTAGAGAAAAGTAACAATTACGAATATTGCTCATGTCATAAAGGCACTTTAAAGAAGTATTCTGCCACTTGCGTATATTTTGTTAATGCTTTCTGTTGTCAATTTCTGTTGCAGCGTCTACTCTATAATGCAAACATTCAGGAACAAACTCTGGAGCTCTGACACATCACCAAAGTCGATTATTAAGCTTTTTTAATTCAGTTGAAACTGTCTGCTCTCTTAAGCAATACTACTATTTCACTCCAATTATTTAGAAATACATCGGTTTTTTTAACCAGTAACATGGTAAATATCTTTCAGAATTTAATTACTGGTACTGGAGTTTTAGGAACAGGTTCAGTAAAAATTGTTGAATGTGAATGTAGCTGATAAAGGATTCACTCGCTTAAATAGTGTTAGTGGTCCTAACAACCCGTGTTGCACATTTCAAAGAATCTTTAACTTTAAATCGGATTTATGTCAAAGACAGATACATACAGCTGTAAAGGCATAGAGAAAAACTGTAACAAGCGAAAAATGTAATGAGTTCCAGAGTATTATGACCGATTTCAACAAAATGTAGTCCAATGTAGTCAACAAAACAGATAACGCTCTCAAGTACAACATACGCCCTTAATGGACCCAATTTACGTTAAAATCTCAGTACAGACTCCAAAAACGTCTAATGATTACTTGACAAACTGTTATTTGTATTTATAAACTATACGGAGTTTGGTCACAGAACTATCACATCCAGTCACCTTGAGGAAGACATCAGTACGCATGCTAACAGCAAAATAAGGCACAAGAGAGTATTGGCACATGTTTAATTTCACTGTGCAATGAAACAATATGCAGTGAAATTTTTCATTGTATCCACTGTACAACAGTAATTATTTACAGCAGATATACACAAGCACTTATTTACAAGCCTAAACTATTTACAGATATTCACAGATCATTTTAACTACaggatatatatatacaaatttaaaatgtgatactacCGAGTTTTTAAGAATCGCACAAAAACTGTGttattttatgtatataaagaagTCAACAAATAGACCTCATTTGTAAACAGTTTACTATAAAAATTTCGGTTCGTGAACTGCGCAAGTCACGTCGATAAAGGGCGTCATAGTTAAATATGTGAGTAATAAATTTCTTCCATTAAGTACCTATCAACACGAAAAGGCCATCCATAAGCGTTTGTTAATTTGTAACGGTATATTAGGAATCTGGTATCAACAACTGAAACATTTATGCTGATGTTCTAAGTCGAAAAATAGCTTCATCTAAAAATACACATTTGATTACCCTTGAAGGAATAAAGATCATTCCTATTCTACTTGATCTTTCAACGGCTTAGATAGAGGACTAGACATTTTAATAATCTTAGTAACAATGCAGTATAAATAGATTTGTAGCGTTCATAAAGAAACAAGAAATATAAACCTATGGCACACTTCTTAATTTTAAGATACTGAAAGgcacacctgctttctatgggctTTGTAGTAAGCATACCGTAATGTAACAACACGAACTACCACAATGTTTACCATTTTTTTGGCACATCTGTGGCTTGTACAGTAACTTAATTCAAAGTAAAATGCTAAAGTCTACAACAGTACATGTAAAATATGAACTAATTCATGTGGTCCATAGAGTACAGTTTCTTTTAAAAAGCACTACGAGCGAAAATAAAGGAACACATCTCAGCCTATCAGGTAAACAGTAGGCCTAATTCAGTCTGTTCACAGAACAGAATAACCTTATACTCCGTGACCGGTTATGTCATTTGAAACAGCCTCGAACGTTTCTGTGTATCAAATATATTGTCTCGTGTTTGGGATTATTTCATCAAACACTTTTCACCCATAGTTCCAACGGCCAAACACCAGTTACACTCAGACATTTACCAGAACATTAGTGGTTGAGTACATCGACTGGTTTCTGTTCAATccacaaaaactgaaatattttattagTTACTTTTGAATTTAAGCAGTACTTCAGGAAATAAACACATAAAGAGAGAAGAAACACGTAAACTGTCAAGGTAATCTCCTTATTTTATTGACGGTAACATTCCCGAATTAGGTACGATTTCGTACATCTATCGCATTCCAAAATAGCACATCTACAGTATATCTAAGGATCACAATATACTATTATACTACACTATAAGTACTGTACTCGAATAATATCTCATAGATTCCCACAGGTACGTCAGATATGGACCCCAAGTATTACAATCAGTACGTTTGTAAAATAGGTGGTACTGTAAGAAGAGAGAAAACCGAAACTTCCCACGCAAAACTTGTGTTAACAATGAAGTCAGCTACTACCGCTGCAGAATTTGCCTACAACATTGTGAATGCAACAGTGATGTTGATGTGCATGCCAAATACTGGGAGTAGCATTGACGCTAAGTGAACTGGTGAACTTAGGTGAGTGATATTACGGAGACGACGACTACAAAATGTTCTCTAAGGCTAGTCTGTAAGTAACAGGGCAGCTTACGAGAATGGCGACGGAAGAAGAATTGTTTCACCTGAATAAGTGAATGTTGTGAGGCGGCGGATGTGGCGGAGGCGGTGATCTGAAATCCAGGGGGTAGAGGTGATCGGGGTGCGTGACGAAGCCGTGGTAGACGGCCAGCATGCGCGCCGAGTAACAGCAGCAGCCCCCGTGCGCGTGGGTGGCGGGTGCGGGGGCGGCCAAGTACGGCGGCACGGGCGGGTAGAGCGCCGGCACCGAGCACACCACGGCGCGCTCCGCGGGCTCCGGCTTCGACTCCCGGCGTTCCACCTTGAGGCAGAGCGCCGTCTCCTGCACGTCGGCGCTCGGCACGCGCGGGAAGGCGCAGTTGTCCCCGATGACGCACACGTCGGCTCGGACCTCGTGCGCCGGCCTCAGGGGCTCCGGCTCCTCCAGACGGGCCTTCTTCGCGCAGGCCAGACTGTCGCAGGGATCGCAGTCCAGCTTCCTCTTCCGGAGGTCCCAGCAGTGCTGACTCGCGGCTGTCGACTCCGGCTCGTCGTTGTCGAGCCAGCGGCCGAGGCGCTGTCGGTACATGCCGCCACGGAAGGCGGCCTCGCCGCGTAGTTCCACCTCCTGGCCCAGCCACTTTTGCACTTGCCTGCGGTTGATGCCGAACTTGCGCGCCGTCGCGCGCTGGTTGCCGTGGCAGGCGCGGTCCGCGTGGAAGGCGTCCAGCACCTCGAGCTTGAACTGCAGCGAGAAGGAGCGCCGCTTGCTGAGCGCCGCGCTCGTGAAGTCGAGCGCCTGGTCCGGCTCCTGCACCGACATGATGTCGAtgtcgtcgtcgccgtcgtcgctgtcggcgtcgtcgtcgtcgtcctcgtcgtcGCCGTCCACGTCCACGTCGATTTCGGGCTCGCCGTCCGAGCGCTCTGGCGGCGGGCGGGCCAACTGAGCGTCGTCGTCGCGCTGTCTCGCAGGGCTCAGGTTCAAGGCCGCGTCCGGCGCGGGGCCCAGCGACGTGCGCAGGGACGCCTCGGCCTGCAGCCACTTCTGAATCTGGCGCCGGTGGATGCCGTACTTCCTGGCCGTCGCCCTCTGGTTGCCCCTGCAGTCCGCGTCCTGCCTGTACGAGTCCAACACCTGCAGCTTAAACTGCGGCGCGAAAATTCTCCGCGAGCCCGCGACCCGACCGTCGCGCGGGGGTGTCTTCCCGGCCGCTTTCTTCTCGTGCAAGTCCTTCACCTTCGGCTGCTCCGCCGATTCCCGGCCGAGCCCTTGGGCCATGCTGTCGGAGCAGTGCTTCGCCGCGCGATCATACAGAACAGCCGGCCGCCGCGATTTCGACACTCGACTAAGGCGCAGCTCCCCTCCTCATTCTTGGCAGAGATAGTCCCCCTCCTCTCTGCGAGCGGGAAACTCGAGATAATCCGGCGCCATGTTGCGCTAGCGGGAAACTCCGGAGAAATGTCGCCGCCCACTGACCGCGCACGTGCCCGCTCGCGGAAGAAAACTGGGAAAGAAACTCCGCACTCGCTTGTctggcgtgcacacacacacacacggacgctAACTGGTTCCCCTTACGCTGCGCTCTGATCCTTCCGCCTCGGCTACCTAGGCTGCACTGAAGGATTTTTCACGGCAATCCGAACTATGAGTGACGTGTTTCAGAGGGCGgcagcgggtggggggggggggggggaggcgcgcgGTGGAGGGGGAGAAACGAGTTTTAGACGCCGCGTTGTCGCTTTAACCGAAAGAATGCGCGGCCGGAAAAGGCGCGTCGGGCGCGGATGTGAGGACGCGGCGGGCCGGGCAGAGGCGCGGTGTGAAATGCGCGCCGGAGCAGGCAGCGGCGAGTAATGGCCGGCGAGCGGGCGAGCGGCGACACAGAGTCTGGCGCGGCGCGCGCCGGCGTGGCAACAGCGCCCGCGGCCGCGGCTGCCGCCGGCCCAGACAGGGTGACGCCAGGCTTTCAACAGGCGGCACGCAGCCTACCTCGCCCACTCCGCCGCTCCGGCCGGCCGGCCGCGCCGCGCACCGCCGCTCCGCCGCCACCGAAATAATTCGGGTCGCTGACCCGTATTCACGTGTACGTGACACACTCCGCTCTGCCAATGCCCGAGATCGCTCCCGACTTCCGCACTCTGGCGCCGGCGCTTCTGGCCGGTCTCAGTCTCGAGCATGCGACTCGCCGCAACTCGACAAATTGCCCTCACAGCCGGTACCCCAACTCTCTGTAACACCTCAGTAAGCCACACCGTCGCATTGTTAACCGTTCTCTAGTGTGGTGGCTTAACGTTCCTAATTTGCAGAGGCTGGTCTCTCGGGCGAACAcaataaacaaatcaataaatcTGAACAATCACGTTTGCCAAGATCGCtagcacattttttatttttatttttagttactaTGAGCGGTTTCGACAGATCTTCGCTGTCATCGTCagatcttgtaacattattagttGTACATGCTTATTACAATACTGAAAGTCACATAGGccactattacactatcaaatttctttgtccaatatctttgtcaaatatctttatcaaaagaatttgatggtgtaataaggaactgtcgtcaaatatttgatcagatctagggcctcgctgtagatttgatcaaacaagtcgcttgtcttctgttcactgcaatgtgacatgttaccacgtggagcgctagaatcgctgcagcgttctgtcatctgtagtgtttttataaacgttgcaggtaaatacaattggtgtgtaccgacaactacaaaattaagagAGATGTATGGAGCTGATGAGGCgccttacaacgtgaggcaccctgaatacaaaaatagattaaaaagattggagacctgacctgacctaacctaactctctcctgtagcaaggtatccaagggttacagtgagcctgtcttctgcagatatagcagttcttaagtgaatattgtgctttgtgatttgaggatacacttcactgagcacatacagaaatgtatgctcatccattcttaagtaattgatataCGACCTGACGtcatccactgtaagctcacgcaacaagttttgttgaatgtatttatcgtgtcgtcgtaaaacccacggcttcacctaggtacgtttccttcttttttctccgcttctcttccgcatgtgcacacagtggaaCTGTGGtatatgcaactgctgcggttaataacaagttgttgttgtcagccatcttgaacttgactttttagcgccacgtcaaagatctttgtcaaatatatttgacgaatatttgatcacatctttgatcaaatctttgataaagaaatttgatagtgtaataccggcagtAGTGGTGTAGCGTCAAGTTGCTGTTGTGGTGTCAAACGAGCAGTGTATGATGGGACATCAGCACAACATGCTGAATGTTTtaattgtgtgttttttatttgtgaCATGCTAATGTTCCCTGCCACGTTTTATTGACGCAACATCACTACGTGACTTTGAATATTGTAACAACCATGTACAACTAGTAATGTTATAAAATCCCATGACGACAGCGTAGATCTGTCGAAACCTGTCATTCTAATGAAAAGAACTGCTAGCGATCTTGGCAACCTCGaatcttcaagaataatataactttCAGATCGCCACCAACGATGCAGTGTCAAACTTATATAAATTAATTAGTATTTCAAATACAAACAAGAATAGAACTGTCCTTCACTGATTTCCCTTTATCTTAGGGACCGTTTATAAGTAAATGTGGCAGTAAACATTAAGCAAATAGTTTTGAACTCTCTGATCAATCAGACATATACTAGATTAGAACCAATAAACTAAGAACATTCGAgcaatacttttgaacatgtgcACACAATATACATCAGAATATGTAATAAATctaagaaattttgaagaaaacaaaaaaatactcatACAGAAACCAATCATTTTACACACTGCACTTTCAGTCCTTGCACAAAACTTCATTAAGTTCAAgacatacgttttttttttttttttttttttgcactttctgTAGTGGTATTTCGTATTCCTGTTTTGTTTTGATATACATATATGGCATTCACAGTCACTCCGAGTCTGTTATTAATGTGTCCTTTAAAAATGGAGGCTTAAATCAAACATACCTGAGCAATCCATAACAAGTCCTTACGACTATATAAGAGCACAAAGAGGCTCATCAAACTGCAAagatactacatctacatttacactccgcaagccacccaacggtgtgtggcggagggcactttacgtgccactgtcattacctcccttttctgttccagtcgcgtatggttcgcgggaagaacgactgtctgaaagcctccgtgcgcgctctaatctctctaattttacattcgtgatctcctcgggaggtataagtagggggaagcaatatattcgatacctcatccagaaacgcaccctctcgaaacctggcgagcaatctacaccgcgatgcagagcgcctctcttgcagagtctgccacttgagtttattaaacatctccgtaacgctatcacggttaccaaataaccctgtgacgaaacgcgccgctcttctttggatcttctctatctcctccgtcaaaccgatctggtacggatcccacactgatgagcaatactcaagtataggtcgaacgagtgttttgtaagccacctcctttgttgatggactacattttctaagcactctcccaatgaatctcaacctggtacccgccttaccaacaattaattttatatgatcattccacttcaaatcgttccgcacgcatactccaagatattttacagaagtaactgctaccagtgtttgttccgctatcatataatcatacaataaaggatccttctttctatgtattcgcaatacattacatttgtctatgttaagggacagttgccactccctgcaccaagtgcctatccgctgcagatcttcctgcatttcgctacaattttctaatgctgcaacttctctgtatactacagcatcatccgcgaaaagccgcatggaactttcgacactatctactaggtcatttatatatattgtgaaaagcaatggtcccataacacttccctgtggcacgccagaggttactttaacgtctgtagacgtctctccattgataacaacatgctgtgttcttttgctaaaaactcttcaatccagccacacagctggtctgatattccgtaggctcttactttatcaggcgacagtgaggaactgtatcgaacgcattccggaagtcaagaaaaatagcatctacctgggagcctgtatctaatattttctgagtctcatgaacaaataaagcgagttgggtctcacacgatcgctgtttccggaatccatgttgattcctacatagtagattctgggttcccaaaaacgacatgatactctaaaattctacaacagatcgacgtcagagatataggtctatagttttgcgcatcttctcgacgacccttcttgaagactgggactacctgtgctcttttccaatcatttggaaccctccgttcctctagagacttgcggtacacggctgttagaagaggggcaagttctttcgcgtactctgtgtagaatcgaattggtatcccgtcaggtccagtggactttcctctattgagtgattccagttgcttttctattccttggacacttatttcgatgtcagccattttttcgtttgtgcgaggatttagagaaggaactgcagtgcggtcttcctctgtgaaacagctttggaaaaaggtgtttagtatttcagctttacgcgtgtcatcctctgtttcaatgtcatcatcatcccgtagtgtctggatatgctgtttcgagccacttactgatttaacgtaagaccagaacttcctacgattttctgtcaagtcggtacatagaattttactttcgaattcactgaacgcttcacgcatagccctccttacgctaactttgacatcgtttagcttctgtttgtctgagaggttttggctgcgtttaaacttggagtgaagctctctttgctttcgcagtagtttcctaactttgttgttgtaccacggtgggtttttcccgtccctcacagttttactcggcacgtacctgtctaaaacgcattttacgattgccttgaactttttccataaacactcaacattttcagtgtcggaacagaaattttcgttttgatctgttaggtagtctgaaatctgccttctattactcttgctaaacagataaaccttcctccctttttttatattcctattaacttccatattcagggatgctgcaacggccttatgatcactgattccctgttctgca
This portion of the Schistocerca serialis cubense isolate TAMUIC-IGC-003099 chromosome 3, iqSchSeri2.2, whole genome shotgun sequence genome encodes:
- the LOC126470413 gene encoding uncharacterized protein LOC126470413; this encodes MAQGLGRESAEQPKVKDLHEKKAAGKTPPRDGRVAGSRRIFAPQFKLQVLDSYRQDADCRGNQRATARKYGIHRRQIQKWLQAEASLRTSLGPAPDAALNLSPARQRDDDAQLARPPPERSDGEPEIDVDVDGDDEDDDDDADSDDGDDDIDIMSVQEPDQALDFTSAALSKRRSFSLQFKLEVLDAFHADRACHGNQRATARKFGINRRQVQKWLGQEVELRGEAAFRGGMYRQRLGRWLDNDEPESTAASQHCWDLRKRKLDCDPCDSLACAKKARLEEPEPLRPAHEVRADVCVIGDNCAFPRVPSADVQETALCLKVERRESKPEPAERAVVCSVPALYPPVPPYLAAPAPATHAHGGCCCYSARMLAVYHGFVTHPDHLYPLDFRSPPPPHPPPHNIHLFR